One Gemmatimonadota bacterium DNA window includes the following coding sequences:
- a CDS encoding Gfo/Idh/MocA family oxidoreductase, producing MSVAPVRVGFIGCGKQASASWYPNFATIPELDLYACCDLEVELAERNARFFGARRWYTDLSDMIEKEDLDAVMVVGPPDMHFECGKQVLAAGLPLMMEKPPARLTAQAQELADMAEGRGLITQIGHNMRHAPGVQKFRELMATPEFGKLLFLESRYFMPGPMWPDDSDYRAGWQYMIFQSTHAVDLARFLGGEIERVYADLSVGEGGRFAIACTAHFDSGATGMITLTGCTPNWTCKIEAAGDAQAHLRLVNLHTLDFEPHSPEGGYQPSPGIPSQSYSPAVRDNAEKRGGYWGQMQAFARAVQKGESGSPTLRDACQAMVVCEAICDSIERKAPVDVELS from the coding sequence ATGAGTGTCGCACCTGTTCGCGTTGGGTTTATAGGCTGTGGGAAACAGGCGAGTGCATCGTGGTATCCCAATTTTGCAACCATACCGGAATTGGATCTGTACGCTTGCTGTGATTTGGAAGTGGAACTGGCAGAGCGCAATGCGCGATTTTTTGGAGCGAGAAGATGGTACACGGATTTGTCTGATATGATAGAGAAGGAAGACCTGGATGCCGTGATGGTCGTGGGGCCGCCGGATATGCATTTTGAATGTGGGAAGCAGGTGCTGGCAGCGGGGTTGCCGTTGATGATGGAGAAGCCTCCGGCGCGTTTAACAGCCCAGGCTCAGGAGTTGGCTGATATGGCTGAAGGACGAGGGCTTATTACGCAGATTGGTCACAATATGCGACACGCGCCCGGGGTGCAGAAATTTCGGGAATTGATGGCGACGCCCGAGTTTGGAAAGTTGCTTTTTTTGGAGAGCCGATATTTTATGCCAGGTCCGATGTGGCCGGATGATTCAGACTATCGCGCGGGCTGGCAGTATATGATTTTTCAGTCAACGCACGCGGTAGATCTCGCGCGTTTTTTGGGCGGGGAGATCGAGCGGGTTTACGCGGATTTGTCGGTTGGTGAGGGAGGACGATTTGCAATTGCCTGTACCGCGCATTTTGATAGCGGTGCAACCGGAATGATTACGCTGACGGGTTGTACCCCAAATTGGACGTGTAAGATTGAAGCGGCGGGCGATGCACAGGCGCATTTGCGTTTGGTGAATTTGCACACGTTGGATTTTGAACCCCATTCGCCCGAAGGGGGATACCAACCCTCGCCCGGTATTCCATCCCAATCTTATTCGCCCGCAGTGCGGGACAATGCGGAAAAACGAGGTGGATACTGGGGGCAAATGCAGGCTTTTGCGCGGGCTGTACAAAAAGGGGAGTCAGGTTCACCAACCCTGCGAGATGCGTGTCAGGCGATGGTGGTATGCGAGGCGATTTGCGATAGTATCGAGCGAAAAGCTCCAGTGGATGTCGAACTTTCGTGA
- the msrA gene encoding peptide-methionine (S)-S-oxide reductase MsrA encodes METATLGGGCFWCVEAIYQDVIGVHKVVSGYAGGTVENPTYEEVCSGTTGHAEVVQIAFDPTVISFEEILFIFWRTHDPTTLNRQGNDVGTQYRSVIYYHDEEQKKIAEQSMAETEASDLWADPIVTEIAPLPIFYEGEAYHQNYFVENPYQPYCIFVINPKVQKFRKSFRNKLRGEK; translated from the coding sequence ATGGAGACCGCGACGCTTGGGGGCGGGTGTTTCTGGTGCGTGGAGGCGATTTATCAGGATGTGATTGGCGTGCATAAAGTCGTGTCGGGATACGCAGGGGGAACGGTGGAGAATCCGACATACGAGGAGGTGTGTTCGGGTACCACAGGACACGCCGAGGTGGTGCAGATTGCGTTTGATCCGACTGTGATTTCGTTTGAGGAGATTCTGTTCATTTTCTGGCGTACTCATGACCCAACGACATTGAACCGCCAGGGGAATGACGTGGGTACGCAGTATCGATCGGTGATCTATTATCACGATGAAGAGCAGAAGAAAATTGCCGAGCAGTCAATGGCAGAGACAGAGGCATCGGATTTATGGGCTGATCCGATTGTGACGGAGATTGCGCCACTTCCAATATTTTATGAGGGGGAAGCGTATCATCAGAATTATTTTGTCGAGAATCCATATCAACCGTATTGCATCTTTGTTATCAATCCCAAAGTGCAAAAGTTTCGCAAGTCGTTTCGCAATAAACTGAGGGGTGAGAAATGA
- a CDS encoding TIM barrel protein, translated as MAIFYLTHARDPVKLNPCFRPLFFSTLKESYMPQREFNLRYAPHHGHFSNSAGDDYLDQLKYAADQGFTAWEDNGMPKRDIGMQEKIAAEMTRLNLEMGVFVATGSFSDVTFAGDDEDAKQAVLKDIKAAIEVAKRVNAKWCTVVPGLYDLKLAWDYQTANVIELLKRCCDILEESGLVMVLEPLNRLTNHPRVYLAGSPQAYLVCQAVNHPCCKILFDIYHQQITEGNLIPNIDRCWSEIGVFQVGDNPGRKEPTTGEINYKSIFKHLHEKGCTSIVGMEHGISLPGKEGEDRLIQAYVESDDF; from the coding sequence ATGGCGATTTTCTATTTGACACACGCGCGCGATCCTGTCAAATTAAACCCTTGTTTTAGACCATTATTTTTTTCAACCTTAAAGGAGAGTTACATGCCCCAACGGGAATTCAACCTCAGATACGCCCCGCACCACGGCCATTTCTCAAACAGCGCGGGCGATGACTATCTCGACCAACTCAAATACGCCGCAGATCAGGGCTTTACAGCCTGGGAAGACAATGGCATGCCCAAACGCGACATAGGAATGCAAGAAAAAATCGCCGCAGAAATGACCCGATTAAACCTCGAAATGGGTGTTTTTGTCGCCACGGGATCTTTTTCAGATGTCACATTTGCTGGCGACGATGAAGATGCAAAACAGGCTGTACTAAAAGATATCAAAGCCGCCATTGAAGTTGCCAAACGCGTAAATGCAAAATGGTGTACAGTCGTACCCGGCCTTTACGACTTAAAACTCGCGTGGGATTATCAAACAGCCAATGTAATCGAACTGCTCAAACGATGCTGCGACATTCTCGAAGAATCGGGTCTGGTAATGGTATTGGAACCGCTCAATCGCCTGACGAACCACCCCCGCGTTTATCTGGCTGGCTCGCCACAGGCATATCTGGTCTGCCAGGCCGTCAACCACCCGTGTTGCAAAATCCTCTTTGACATCTACCACCAGCAAATCACCGAAGGCAATCTCATTCCCAATATCGACCGCTGCTGGTCTGAAATCGGTGTTTTTCAAGTAGGCGATAACCCCGGTCGCAAAGAACCCACCACTGGTGAAATCAACTACAAAAGTATCTTCAAGCATCTACACGAAAAAGGCTGCACCAGCATCGTCGGCATGGAACACGGCATCAGCCTGCCCGGCAAAGAAGGCGAAGACCGTCTGATCCAGGCTTATGTCGAATCGGATGATTTTTAG
- a CDS encoding Gfo/Idh/MocA family oxidoreductase: MKAILVGLGGRARHWQAACETHPEVELVAYVEPSAENKKRAIEERGVPENLIYDDLSDAASVEADFVVDVTPPAVHETIALKAFDAGLNLLGEKPLSDNFEAAKRIVEAGKKAGVKHMITQNYRFNELPRTTRRLLEARHIGDVAQLDVSLYVDWADNPGSHYVTEPYMFLTDMGIHHFDMMRYTLNADPVSAHAITWNLPWGWHQGDACQIIVFKFENGIVATHRGIGCTMGHVPAGHNGEWRYEGPKGTLTWEGFDLFYTLKHKQNPQIREQIELDESDGPNPVLNEFVRALQEDRQPECNAEDNLKSMSMVFGAVTSAMEGREVLLSEL, encoded by the coding sequence ATGAAAGCAATTCTCGTCGGCCTCGGAGGTCGTGCGCGTCACTGGCAGGCCGCGTGTGAAACACATCCCGAAGTCGAATTGGTCGCCTATGTTGAACCCTCAGCAGAAAACAAAAAACGCGCCATAGAAGAACGCGGTGTACCCGAGAATCTCATCTACGACGACCTCAGCGATGCCGCCTCAGTAGAAGCCGACTTTGTCGTCGATGTCACCCCACCCGCTGTTCACGAAACCATCGCGCTGAAAGCCTTTGATGCGGGCCTCAATCTATTGGGCGAAAAACCCCTGAGCGATAACTTCGAAGCCGCTAAGCGTATCGTTGAAGCGGGCAAAAAAGCGGGTGTCAAACACATGATCACACAGAACTACCGCTTTAATGAACTGCCCCGAACCACAAGGCGCTTGCTCGAAGCCAGACATATTGGCGACGTGGCGCAACTCGACGTATCGCTCTATGTCGATTGGGCAGACAACCCGGGCAGCCACTATGTGACGGAACCCTATATGTTCCTCACCGACATGGGCATCCACCACTTTGACATGATGCGCTATACCCTCAATGCCGACCCCGTCAGCGCACACGCCATCACCTGGAATTTGCCCTGGGGCTGGCATCAGGGCGACGCCTGCCAGATTATCGTCTTCAAATTTGAAAACGGCATTGTCGCCACACATCGCGGTATTGGCTGCACAATGGGACATGTACCTGCGGGACACAACGGCGAATGGCGCTACGAAGGGCCAAAAGGCACGCTCACGTGGGAGGGCTTTGACCTCTTTTACACACTCAAGCACAAACAGAATCCACAAATCCGCGAGCAAATCGAACTCGACGAAAGCGACGGACCAAATCCCGTGCTCAACGAATTTGTTCGCGCCCTTCAAGAGGACCGCCAACCCGAATGCAATGCCGAAGACAATCTAAAATCCATGTCCATGGTCTTCGGAGCCGTCACGAGTGCGATGGAAGGACGCGAAGTGCTACTATCAGAACTATAA
- a CDS encoding alpha-L-fucosidase, with amino-acid sequence MADLQGDTSWFTHDRFGLFIHWGLYALPARHEWVKQREEIPDAQYDRYLKYFDPDLYDPEAWADAAANAGMKYFCVTTKHHEGFALWDSKLTEYKATNTPARRDLLKPMVEAFRSRGMKVGFYHSLIDWHHPHFRIDAVHSMRNHPDKDKLNEPRDQAQYAAYLHGQVRELLTEYGKVNMLFYDFSYPAGARGRPEGFDGKGRDDWNSIELMKMTRELQPGIVINDRLDLDDVEGGWDYRTPEQFMPREWVTYQGERVLWETCQTFSGSWGYHRDETSWKSIEQLVQMLVGVVSRGGNLLLNVGPTGRGVFDDRALDCLNGMGEWMKWHSRSIYGCTAAPEEFQTPEDCRLTYNPDTNRLYVHLFTYPFRYLHLDGFAGKVEYAQLLNDASEVRFHQPRAGHTGDSSIERETLTLELPVQKPNVTVPVVELFLKE; translated from the coding sequence ATGGCAGATCTACAGGGTGACACAAGCTGGTTTACACACGACCGTTTTGGATTGTTCATCCACTGGGGATTGTACGCATTGCCCGCGCGACACGAGTGGGTAAAGCAGCGAGAAGAAATACCCGACGCGCAATACGATCGATACTTGAAATACTTCGATCCGGATTTGTACGATCCCGAAGCGTGGGCAGATGCGGCGGCCAACGCGGGCATGAAATATTTCTGTGTCACCACCAAACACCACGAAGGCTTCGCGCTGTGGGACTCCAAACTGACGGAGTACAAAGCGACCAATACACCCGCACGCAGGGACTTGTTAAAACCCATGGTAGAAGCATTTCGGTCGCGGGGTATGAAGGTCGGCTTTTACCATTCCCTGATCGACTGGCACCATCCGCATTTCAGAATTGACGCCGTCCACAGTATGCGGAACCACCCCGATAAGGACAAGTTGAACGAACCTCGCGATCAAGCCCAATACGCCGCGTATTTGCACGGTCAAGTCCGCGAGTTGCTCACCGAATACGGCAAAGTGAATATGCTCTTTTACGATTTTAGTTATCCAGCCGGCGCAAGGGGCAGGCCCGAGGGTTTTGACGGCAAGGGACGAGATGATTGGAACAGCATCGAACTGATGAAAATGACGCGCGAGTTGCAGCCGGGTATTGTGATTAACGACCGGCTGGACCTGGACGATGTGGAAGGCGGATGGGATTATCGCACACCCGAACAATTTATGCCGCGCGAGTGGGTCACCTATCAGGGCGAACGCGTATTGTGGGAGACCTGTCAAACATTTTCGGGGTCGTGGGGCTATCACCGCGATGAAACAAGTTGGAAGAGCATCGAGCAACTGGTGCAAATGCTGGTCGGCGTGGTAAGCCGCGGGGGCAATTTATTGCTCAATGTTGGACCGACCGGACGCGGGGTATTTGACGATCGAGCATTGGATTGCCTGAACGGAATGGGCGAATGGATGAAATGGCACAGCCGATCCATTTATGGCTGTACTGCCGCGCCAGAGGAATTTCAGACGCCGGAGGATTGCCGCTTGACCTACAATCCCGACACCAATCGGCTGTACGTACACCTGTTCACCTATCCGTTCCGCTATCTGCATCTCGATGGATTTGCTGGCAAGGTAGAATACGCCCAGTTATTAAACGATGCTTCAGAAGTGCGATTTCACCAGCCCCGCGCTGGACACACGGGAGACAGCAGTATTGAAAGAGAAACCCTGACACTGGAATTGCCCGTGCAAAAACCCAATGTGACAGTACCCGTAGTCGAGTTGTTTTTGAAGGAGTGA
- a CDS encoding phytanoyl-CoA dioxygenase family protein, translating to MTMIETDLRKLSADEVAIYREQGYVIVPDIFPLEELAEIDREIDRLQETQKKTGRNKGWIMQLGLRSEVTRQFAQDERVLTLIEDIVKPGISIYSAKLTAKVPHSNDICHWHQDDAYYNTRALSKTRMSTWIPLQDADETNGCLWVVPQSHKGGVVTHGPFGGQCPKCMGPADLMFDDAIPCPVKAGDILLFHACLWHHSKGNQTDHIRRAFIVSYQEATVPRGNGDQYKILRSV from the coding sequence ATGACAATGATTGAAACAGACCTCCGCAAACTCAGTGCCGACGAGGTGGCGATCTATCGCGAACAGGGCTATGTGATTGTGCCAGATATATTTCCGCTGGAGGAACTCGCGGAAATCGACCGCGAGATCGATCGACTTCAGGAAACACAAAAAAAAACGGGGCGCAACAAGGGATGGATCATGCAGTTGGGATTGCGATCAGAAGTGACCCGCCAATTTGCCCAGGATGAGCGGGTATTGACACTGATCGAAGACATTGTAAAACCCGGCATTTCGATTTATTCGGCCAAGTTGACGGCAAAAGTGCCGCATTCCAACGACATCTGCCACTGGCACCAGGACGACGCGTATTACAATACACGCGCCCTGAGCAAAACGCGCATGTCCACCTGGATACCGCTACAGGACGCGGATGAGACAAATGGGTGTTTGTGGGTCGTGCCACAAAGCCATAAGGGCGGCGTGGTCACGCATGGACCATTTGGCGGACAATGCCCAAAGTGTATGGGACCAGCCGATCTTATGTTCGATGATGCGATCCCCTGTCCTGTAAAAGCCGGGGATATCCTTTTATTCCACGCCTGTTTGTGGCATCATTCCAAAGGCAACCAGACAGACCATATACGGCGGGCATTTATTGTCTCGTATCAAGAGGCCACTGTGCCCCGTGGCAATGGCGATCAGTATAAAATTCTGAGATCCGTATAA
- a CDS encoding TonB-dependent receptor, giving the protein MKYKIPKLKVFSLLPPIRVLPFLFLCATLLHAPTWAQSQATTGVIRGFVWDQFGNPIGNATIALKETSTNYRRTLTSSDLGIFTATLLPLGFYDITVQAEGQAEVRQTGVQVRVGETVELVFKMALQMDEVLIEAKRPAVDITQSETATRLPEAAVQDLPNNGRNFLNLTLLTPGVSIVQGPDGDELTIAGQRGIHNNISVDGADFNNPFFGEQRGGQRPAFTFNLNAVAEMVVIPQGANAEFGRSSGGFVNVITKSGTNQFHGSVHFFGKHDALSSTVRHNGMERTPNFKQGQFGFTLGGPLKKDRAFFFAAYDQQIFRDTRQNNIGRGDARLRHFMASEFNLSDDYGAIDRTNDARAFLLKVDYHLSEEHSATFKYNYTWSEQENGTFDVDSWARSANAIERDWSHAFNGSLVSLLSTSTINEFRFQIAREDRPRPYGGPHNPNTGRPFPDTGMDFVHGYRFGMPFFIPIEYYDSRIQLLDNISISKDNHLIKAGIEWNRVESVQTFIGFANGRYIFNSVDGFLNFVQQGNTYVECSDGSTSTTGTCPDGTEITGPVLIYLQQSGVGGLSVEEAGTQKIPQHELALFVQDSWQPSNKLTLNYGLRWEAQIQPDVITDPDEVFFADFIGKTVTNQTGTYTFPSNGKIPSTWDMFQPRLGIAYDVHGDNKTLLRGSAGIYYARIPGLNLAGTRSTNGSRGQSIFRSSALTPILGPPPPYGELLPSPTGDPFRPNIFVFDKNFKNPRTISTHVGLERELPAKGVVGTFGYTYSHTDNLTRFVNRNDAVFGSPWSTGLGPNGSNGIGDLTVVESTAKSRYHGLSFGLRQMVQDKFQFQMNYTLSWDKSDDDNERDPFTFRYVDATQLDREWGYSDRDQRHRFNLWTLTRLPGDIFLNNRISYYSAQPTSASCTGKPTTNPWGAISDRICADGSIIQRNTLRKDNAFFSWDTRLSRPIPLGNSHLEAIVEIFNLLNTDNFRDPSTAGLLFNFDGTVQSGLGDPREVQIGMRYVF; this is encoded by the coding sequence ATGAAATATAAAATCCCAAAACTAAAGGTTTTCTCGCTTCTCCCCCCCATCCGCGTCTTACCCTTCCTTTTCTTGTGCGCTACCCTATTGCACGCACCCACATGGGCGCAATCTCAGGCAACCACCGGCGTTATCCGCGGCTTTGTCTGGGATCAGTTCGGCAACCCCATTGGCAATGCCACCATCGCCCTCAAAGAAACCAGCACCAATTACCGGCGCACCCTCACATCATCCGATCTGGGGATATTCACCGCGACCCTGTTACCCCTGGGTTTTTACGACATCACAGTACAGGCGGAAGGACAAGCAGAAGTGCGTCAAACAGGGGTGCAGGTGCGGGTTGGCGAGACAGTGGAACTCGTCTTCAAAATGGCATTGCAAATGGACGAAGTCCTCATCGAAGCAAAGAGACCCGCCGTTGACATCACCCAGAGCGAAACAGCCACGCGCCTGCCCGAAGCAGCCGTGCAGGACCTGCCCAACAACGGGCGCAACTTCCTCAACCTCACGCTGTTGACTCCAGGAGTGAGCATTGTGCAAGGCCCTGACGGCGATGAATTGACCATTGCCGGTCAGCGCGGCATACACAACAACATCTCGGTAGATGGTGCGGATTTCAACAACCCCTTCTTCGGCGAACAGCGCGGCGGACAGCGCCCCGCCTTCACCTTTAATTTAAATGCAGTAGCGGAAATGGTAGTCATACCCCAGGGAGCCAATGCCGAATTTGGACGTTCCAGCGGCGGCTTTGTCAATGTCATCACCAAATCGGGCACCAACCAATTCCACGGCTCCGTGCATTTTTTTGGCAAACACGACGCCCTGTCCAGCACAGTTAGGCACAACGGGATGGAACGCACGCCCAATTTCAAACAGGGGCAATTCGGCTTCACCCTGGGTGGCCCTCTAAAAAAGGACAGAGCATTTTTCTTTGCCGCGTATGACCAGCAGATTTTCAGAGATACCAGACAGAACAATATCGGGCGCGGGGATGCCCGCCTGCGCCACTTCATGGCCTCCGAATTCAACCTATCCGACGACTACGGCGCCATTGACCGCACCAACGATGCCCGCGCTTTTCTCCTCAAAGTCGATTACCACCTGTCGGAGGAACACTCCGCCACCTTCAAATACAATTACACCTGGTCCGAACAGGAAAACGGCACCTTTGATGTTGACTCCTGGGCGCGCAGCGCCAATGCCATAGAAAGGGACTGGTCACACGCCTTTAACGGCAGTCTGGTATCACTTCTATCCACCAGCACGATCAACGAATTCCGCTTCCAAATCGCCCGCGAAGACCGTCCCCGTCCCTACGGTGGACCTCACAATCCCAATACCGGGCGGCCCTTTCCCGATACGGGCATGGACTTTGTACACGGCTATCGCTTTGGCATGCCTTTCTTCATCCCCATCGAATACTACGACTCTCGCATCCAGTTGCTCGACAATATCTCCATAAGCAAGGACAATCACCTGATCAAAGCCGGGATCGAATGGAACCGCGTCGAATCCGTACAAACCTTTATCGGTTTTGCCAATGGACGCTACATCTTCAATTCCGTAGATGGCTTTCTCAACTTCGTCCAGCAGGGCAATACCTATGTCGAATGCTCCGACGGCAGCACTAGCACCACCGGGACCTGTCCCGACGGAACGGAAATTACCGGGCCTGTCCTCATCTACTTGCAGCAGTCCGGCGTCGGCGGCCTGAGCGTGGAAGAAGCAGGCACACAGAAGATCCCCCAGCACGAACTGGCTCTGTTTGTACAGGACAGTTGGCAACCCTCGAACAAACTCACACTCAATTACGGCTTGCGCTGGGAAGCGCAGATCCAGCCCGATGTAATCACCGATCCGGACGAGGTCTTTTTCGCAGATTTCATTGGCAAAACTGTCACCAATCAGACGGGCACATATACATTCCCCTCCAACGGCAAAATCCCCTCTACCTGGGATATGTTCCAGCCGCGGTTGGGCATAGCTTACGATGTACACGGCGACAACAAGACCCTGTTGCGGGGCAGCGCGGGGATCTATTACGCCCGCATCCCCGGCTTGAACCTGGCGGGCACCCGCTCGACCAATGGCTCGCGCGGGCAATCCATCTTCCGCTCCAGCGCCCTGACGCCCATTTTGGGTCCGCCTCCACCCTATGGCGAGTTATTGCCCTCCCCCACAGGCGATCCCTTCCGCCCCAATATCTTTGTCTTCGACAAAAATTTTAAAAACCCCCGCACCATCAGCACACATGTCGGCCTCGAACGCGAATTGCCTGCAAAGGGGGTAGTCGGTACCTTCGGCTATACATACTCCCACACCGACAATCTCACGCGCTTTGTCAACCGCAACGACGCGGTCTTCGGTTCTCCCTGGTCAACGGGTTTGGGTCCCAATGGCAGCAACGGCATCGGCGACTTAACCGTCGTCGAAAGCACGGCCAAATCGCGCTACCACGGCCTCAGCTTTGGGCTGCGCCAGATGGTGCAAGACAAATTCCAATTCCAGATGAACTATACCCTGTCCTGGGACAAATCCGACGACGACAACGAGCGCGATCCCTTCACCTTCCGCTACGTCGATGCAACGCAATTAGACCGAGAATGGGGCTATTCAGACCGCGACCAGCGCCACCGCTTCAATCTGTGGACCCTGACCAGATTGCCCGGCGATATATTCCTCAACAATCGCATAAGCTACTATTCAGCACAACCCACCTCCGCATCCTGCACGGGCAAGCCCACGACCAATCCCTGGGGTGCTATCTCTGATCGTATATGCGCCGACGGCAGCATTATCCAGCGCAACACCCTTCGCAAAGACAATGCGTTTTTCTCCTGGGACACGCGCCTGTCCCGCCCCATCCCATTGGGCAACAGCCATCTGGAAGCCATCGTCGAAATCTTCAACCTGCTCAACACAGACAACTTCCGCGATCCCTCCACCGCGGGCCTGCTCTTCAACTTTGACGGCACCGTTCAATCGGGCCTCGGCGACCCACGCGAAGTGCAAATCGGCATGCGCTATGTTTTTTGA
- a CDS encoding DEAD/DEAH box helicase — MNKKILNETEICDLFITPAISRAGWDQYTQIRREYIFTAGQVRLQGNLASRDEKTKNKADYVLFYQSNLPLAVVEAKNNRNSVGIGMQQALGYAEALDVPFVFSSNGDAFLFHDRTGQSSPIEKQLSLDEFPSPDDLWRQYRIWKGLDEESDKLARQPYHEDFEGKNLRYYQRVAIQRAVEAIAQGQRRVLLVMATGTGKTFTVFQIIWRLWKAEKVKRVLFLVDRNILAYQAVTNDFKPFGPVMTKVGNRNMDPSYEVYVALYQAVSGSEEEKNVYRQFSRGFFDLVVIDECHRGSAREDSAWREILDYFEPAIQLGLTATPKETTKVSTLTYFGEPIYSYSLKQGIEDGFLAPFKVMRIDLDRDLQGWRPSAGMTDDLGQEIEDRIYNQLDMDRVLILNERTRRVAEKIVEYMLATDPYGKTIVFCENIDHAERMRSALVNEVAKHLPEEAGNTSKFVVRITGDSDEGRLALDDFIHPEHRYPVIATTSKLLTTGVDVRTCKLIVIDQRIESLIEFKQIIGRGTRIHEDMGKLWFTIMDFRKATEQFADPDFDGTPMVIYGPHRDYPILSDDNEKNGDNEALPIEGATRYVVSDVEVQVLAERVHYMDRNGKLITESLTDYTRKTVQQEYATFDDFLQQWNEADRKAAIIEELGNHGVLFEELRAQVGREFDAFDLICHIVYDQPMLTRRQRANKVKERDVFTRYGTQARAVLNALIDKYTDEGLTAVEDLGILRVQPLSDLGTPVELVRHFGGKDEYIAAVQALAEALYDQVA, encoded by the coding sequence ATGAATAAAAAGATCCTGAACGAAACAGAAATATGCGACCTCTTCATTACCCCAGCGATCAGCAGAGCCGGTTGGGATCAGTACACTCAAATCCGCCGTGAATATATATTCACCGCTGGTCAGGTTCGCCTCCAGGGCAATCTGGCCTCGCGTGACGAAAAAACAAAAAATAAGGCTGACTATGTGCTGTTCTACCAATCAAATCTTCCGCTGGCCGTAGTTGAGGCTAAAAATAATCGCAATTCGGTTGGAATCGGGATGCAGCAGGCACTCGGTTATGCCGAAGCCCTTGATGTGCCGTTTGTGTTTTCATCGAACGGCGACGCCTTCCTGTTCCACGACCGTACCGGCCAGTCCTCCCCCATAGAAAAGCAACTTAGTCTGGATGAGTTTCCATCCCCAGATGATTTGTGGCGGCAATATCGAATATGGAAGGGACTGGACGAAGAATCCGATAAGCTCGCTCGCCAGCCCTACCACGAAGACTTTGAAGGTAAAAATCTTCGCTACTATCAGCGCGTCGCTATTCAGCGGGCAGTTGAAGCCATCGCACAAGGGCAGCGTCGAGTGCTGTTGGTCATGGCTACTGGTACGGGCAAGACATTCACTGTATTTCAAATTATATGGAGACTGTGGAAAGCAGAGAAGGTCAAGCGGGTACTATTTCTTGTGGACCGGAACATTCTCGCGTATCAAGCCGTCACCAACGACTTCAAACCCTTTGGCCCAGTAATGACCAAGGTCGGAAATCGCAATATGGACCCAAGCTATGAGGTCTATGTCGCACTCTACCAGGCCGTCAGTGGTAGCGAGGAGGAGAAAAACGTCTATCGTCAGTTCAGTCGAGGTTTTTTTGACCTTGTGGTCATTGATGAGTGTCACCGGGGCAGTGCCCGGGAGGACAGCGCGTGGCGGGAAATCCTCGATTACTTTGAACCTGCCATCCAGCTCGGTCTTACGGCAACACCAAAGGAGACTACGAAGGTCAGTACGCTTACTTACTTTGGGGAACCCATTTACAGCTACAGCCTTAAGCAAGGCATTGAAGACGGCTTTCTCGCACCGTTTAAGGTCATGCGTATTGACCTCGATAGGGACTTACAGGGCTGGCGACCATCAGCGGGCATGACCGACGACCTCGGACAAGAGATTGAAGACCGGATCTACAACCAGCTCGATATGGACCGGGTACTGATCCTGAATGAACGCACTCGGCGCGTCGCTGAAAAGATCGTTGAGTATATGTTAGCCACTGACCCTTACGGCAAAACTATTGTCTTTTGTGAAAATATTGACCATGCCGAAAGAATGCGTTCAGCACTGGTCAACGAGGTCGCTAAACATCTGCCAGAGGAGGCCGGTAATACTTCGAAATTTGTAGTCCGCATTACCGGCGATAGCGACGAGGGACGGCTCGCGCTTGATGACTTCATCCATCCCGAACATCGCTATCCGGTCATTGCCACTACCTCAAAGCTGTTGACAACAGGCGTGGATGTCAGGACCTGCAAACTCATTGTGATAGACCAGCGCATAGAGTCGTTGATTGAGTTCAAGCAGATCATTGGACGAGGAACCCGTATCCACGAAGATATGGGCAAGCTCTGGTTCACTATTATGGATTTCAGAAAGGCGACTGAGCAGTTTGCCGATCCAGATTTCGATGGAACCCCAATGGTCATCTACGGGCCTCACAGGGACTATCCCATTCTGTCAGATGATAACGAGAAAAATGGAGACAATGAAGCTCTACCGATAGAAGGTGCGACTCGATACGTAGTCAGCGACGTTGAAGTGCAAGTCTTAGCCGAGCGCGTCCATTACATGGACCGGAACGGCAAGCTCATCACCGAGTCCTTGACCGACTACACACGAAAGACCGTTCAGCAGGAATATGCTACCTTCGACGATTTTCTCCAGCAATGGAACGAGGCTGATCGGAAGGCGGCTATTATTGAAGAGTTGGGCAATCATGGCGTCCTATTTGAAGAGTTACGGGCGCAGGTCGGCAGAGAATTCGACGCTTTCGACTTGATATGCCACATAGTGTACGATCAGCCTATGCTTACCCGACGCCAGCGAGCTAATAAGGTCAAGGAGCGAGACGTCTTCACTCGCTACGGCACACAAGCCCGCGCTGTCCTTAACGCCCTAATTGACAAGTACACGGACGAGGGGCTAACTGCGGTTGAAGACCTCGGCATCCTGCGTGTACAACCTCTATCCGACCTCGGCACCCCAGTAGAATTAGTCCGGCATTTCGGAGGTAAAGACGAATACATTGCCGCTGTGCAGGCACTTGCCGAAGCCCTCTACGACCAAGTGGCATAA